One window from the genome of Micromonospora aurantiaca ATCC 27029 encodes:
- the egtA gene encoding ergothioneine biosynthesis glutamate--cysteine ligase EgtA, whose protein sequence is MVMSPDLDRAVVLGDEEAARGHLARICFKTGPPALVGVELEWTVHDAADPARPVDRERLREALGRHSPVTLDPTSPADELRRGGAVTVEPGGQVEISATPRSSVAALILATEADVAELRARLDAAGLVLGRSGIDPWRLPRPVVETPRYQAMRCAFDRRGPAGRAMMYSTAGLQVCLDAGEPEHVAQRWAAAHAVGPPLLAAFATADRHAGRRTGWASARMATWLAIDPARTRPVWSPERADEDPVAAWTGYALAAPLLCVRGDGPDWTAPPGVTFADWLAGALPRPPTTDDLEYHLSTLFPPVRPRGYLELRYLDTQPGPEWTVPLAVLAALFADPATTRDALAAAGPVADRWRAAARCGLAERPLATAAAALFDLALTALPRLDLPAGIHDETQRAIRRHRAAAERGHR, encoded by the coding sequence ATGGTGATGTCGCCGGATCTGGACCGGGCAGTCGTCCTGGGGGACGAGGAGGCGGCCCGGGGCCACCTCGCCCGGATCTGCTTCAAGACCGGGCCACCCGCACTCGTCGGCGTCGAACTGGAATGGACCGTGCACGACGCCGCGGACCCGGCCCGGCCGGTCGACCGCGAGCGACTACGCGAGGCGCTGGGGCGGCACAGCCCCGTGACCCTCGACCCCACCAGCCCGGCCGACGAGCTCCGGCGCGGCGGCGCCGTGACCGTGGAGCCCGGCGGGCAGGTGGAGATCTCCGCGACACCGCGATCGTCGGTCGCCGCGCTCATCCTGGCCACCGAGGCCGACGTCGCCGAGCTGCGGGCCCGGCTGGACGCCGCCGGCCTGGTGCTCGGCCGCAGCGGCATCGACCCCTGGCGCCTTCCCCGGCCTGTCGTGGAGACCCCGCGCTACCAGGCCATGCGGTGCGCCTTCGACCGGCGCGGCCCGGCGGGACGGGCGATGATGTACAGCACCGCCGGCCTCCAGGTCTGCCTGGACGCGGGCGAACCGGAGCACGTGGCGCAGCGGTGGGCCGCCGCGCACGCCGTCGGCCCGCCGCTGCTCGCCGCCTTCGCCACCGCCGACCGGCACGCCGGCCGCCGCACCGGCTGGGCCTCCGCCCGGATGGCCACCTGGCTGGCCATCGATCCGGCCCGGACCCGTCCGGTCTGGTCGCCCGAGCGTGCCGACGAGGACCCGGTGGCGGCCTGGACCGGGTACGCGCTGGCCGCGCCGCTGCTGTGCGTACGCGGCGACGGCCCGGACTGGACCGCGCCGCCCGGTGTCACGTTCGCCGACTGGCTGGCCGGGGCGCTGCCCCGCCCACCGACCACCGACGACCTGGAATACCACCTCAGCACGCTGTTCCCGCCGGTACGCCCGCGCGGCTACCTGGAGCTGCGCTACCTGGACACCCAGCCCGGCCCGGAGTGGACCGTGCCGCTGGCGGTGCTGGCGGCGCTCTTCGCCGACCCGGCCACCACCCGGGACGCGCTGGCGGCGGCCGGCCCGGTCGCCGACCGGTGGCGCGCGGCGGCCCGGTGCGGGCTGGCCGAGCGTCCGCTGGCCACCGCCGCGGCGGCGCTGTTCGACCTGGCCCTGACGGCCCTGCCCCGGCTCGACCTGCCGGCCGGCATCCACGACGAGACCCAGCGAGCGATCCGGCGGCACCGCGCCGCCGCGGAGAGGGGACACCGGTGA
- a CDS encoding RNA polymerase sigma factor gives MTAELNEAVAGAQAGDEEAFRFLYRSLQPALLRYLTALVGADAEDVASEAWLQISRDLPSFTGGEFRAWVVTIARNRAMDHLRRQRRRPSVPVPVQALNDLAADVDTADRAGEAIATESALALIRTLPPAEAEAVMLRAVIGLDAETAGRVLGRRAGAVRTAAHRGLRRLAAMLERSAAQAAPDDTRDAVASRPRTDRQVPHAPEAEPAEG, from the coding sequence GTGACGGCCGAACTGAACGAGGCGGTCGCCGGGGCGCAGGCGGGCGACGAGGAGGCGTTCCGGTTCCTCTACCGCAGCCTGCAGCCCGCGCTGCTGCGTTACCTGACCGCGCTCGTCGGCGCGGACGCCGAGGACGTGGCCTCGGAGGCGTGGCTCCAGATCTCGCGCGACCTGCCGTCGTTCACCGGTGGCGAGTTCCGCGCCTGGGTGGTCACGATCGCCCGCAACCGGGCCATGGACCACCTGCGCCGGCAGCGGCGGCGTCCCTCCGTGCCGGTGCCCGTGCAGGCGCTCAACGACCTGGCCGCCGACGTCGACACCGCCGACCGGGCCGGTGAGGCCATCGCCACCGAGAGCGCGCTGGCGCTGATCCGTACGCTGCCACCGGCCGAGGCCGAGGCGGTGATGCTGCGGGCCGTCATCGGCCTGGACGCGGAGACCGCCGGGCGGGTGCTGGGCCGGCGGGCCGGCGCGGTCCGTACCGCCGCGCACCGGGGCCTGCGCCGGCTGGCCGCGATGCTGGAGCGCTCGGCGGCGCAGGCCGCGCCGGACGACACCCGGGACGCCGTCGCGTCGCGTCCCCGTACCGACCGCCAGGTGCCGCACGCGCCCGAGGCCGAGCCGGCGGAGGGCTGA
- a CDS encoding HD domain-containing protein — translation MPVTIDDRTAVPSDARIRALHERLAPSREALHLVWTHCRIVCDIAGQLLDSSGADADAALVRAGSLLHDIGVYRLYDEAGRLDERNYVRHGVLGHALAREAGLPEVIARFCSRHTGVGITRADVRRQGLPIPAADYTAVTAEEHLVMYADKFHSKTTPPAFVSAASYAVAVRRFGPDKVDRFAALVERFGEPDLPTLAARYRQPIV, via the coding sequence ATGCCGGTGACGATCGACGACCGGACGGCGGTGCCGAGCGACGCCCGGATCCGGGCTCTGCACGAACGGCTCGCGCCGTCCCGGGAGGCGTTGCACCTCGTCTGGACGCACTGCCGGATCGTGTGCGACATCGCCGGACAACTGCTCGACAGCAGCGGTGCGGACGCGGACGCCGCCCTCGTGCGGGCCGGCAGCCTGCTCCACGACATCGGGGTCTACCGCCTCTACGACGAGGCCGGGCGGCTCGACGAGCGGAACTACGTACGGCACGGCGTGCTGGGCCACGCGCTGGCACGGGAGGCAGGGCTGCCCGAGGTGATCGCCCGGTTCTGCTCCCGTCACACCGGCGTCGGCATCACCCGGGCGGACGTGCGCCGGCAGGGCCTGCCGATCCCGGCCGCCGACTACACGGCCGTCACCGCCGAGGAACACCTCGTGATGTACGCCGACAAGTTCCACAGCAAGACCACGCCACCGGCGTTCGTCTCCGCCGCCTCCTACGCGGTCGCCGTGCGGCGCTTCGGCCCGGACAAGGTCGACCGGTTCGCGGCACTCGTCGAGCGGTTCGGCGAGCCGGACCTGCCCACGCTCGCCGCCAGGTATCGACAGCCGATCGTCTGA
- a CDS encoding transglutaminase domain-containing protein — protein MDVDDYRTHSPYSDPRHHAALLDAVPADLPTVAATARNVIVHYRAGGVELPDVRRAEVNLRWLDRILDTDQSRFPLPLTAERPAVERVAGCCRDHTLLTVAALRQHGIPARSRIGFVSYFSPDWHHDHVLAEWWDGERWVWSDPELDPAVERPFDGYDIDPEAGHFDSAARVWLAYRAGRIDPGTYGVDPSLPIRGDWLVHDYVLLELAHRHKDEVLLWDGFGAMTEDLTGADLTLVDEVAALLVAADRGDAAAGRELARRYASDARLRPGPTVHCVDPVSGMAADVDLRR, from the coding sequence ATGGACGTCGACGACTACCGGACCCACTCCCCGTACAGCGATCCCCGCCACCACGCGGCGCTGCTCGACGCCGTTCCCGCCGACCTGCCCACCGTCGCGGCGACCGCCCGCAACGTGATCGTCCACTACCGCGCCGGTGGCGTGGAGCTGCCGGACGTCCGCCGGGCCGAGGTGAACCTGCGCTGGCTGGACCGCATCCTCGACACCGACCAGTCCCGGTTCCCGCTGCCGCTGACCGCCGAACGCCCGGCCGTCGAGCGGGTCGCCGGCTGCTGCCGGGACCACACGCTGCTCACCGTCGCGGCGCTGCGCCAGCACGGGATCCCGGCCCGCAGCCGGATCGGGTTCGTGAGCTACTTCTCCCCGGACTGGCACCACGACCACGTGCTCGCGGAGTGGTGGGACGGCGAACGCTGGGTCTGGTCCGACCCGGAGCTGGACCCGGCCGTCGAGCGGCCGTTCGACGGCTACGACATCGACCCGGAGGCGGGGCACTTCGACTCGGCGGCCCGGGTGTGGCTGGCGTACCGGGCGGGCCGGATCGACCCCGGCACCTACGGCGTGGACCCGTCGCTGCCGATCCGGGGCGACTGGCTCGTCCACGACTACGTGCTGCTGGAGCTGGCCCACCGGCACAAGGACGAGGTGCTGCTCTGGGACGGGTTCGGTGCGATGACCGAGGATCTGACCGGTGCCGACCTCACGCTCGTCGACGAGGTCGCCGCGCTGCTGGTGGCAGCCGACCGCGGCGACGCCGCCGCCGGGCGGGAGCTGGCCCGGCGGTACGCCTCGGACGCCCGGTTGCGTCCGGGCCCGACTGTGCACTGCGTCGACCCGGTCTCCGGCATGGCCGCCGACGTGGACCTGCGACGCTGA
- a CDS encoding carcinine hydrolase/isopenicillin-N N-acyltransferase family protein — MRRTLIAGGLALLLLATACGESRRSGPPAAAGSPTASRQDPAQVERTLASLRKIDDLPMYEMTYDGDYDPTAGLAGSTPPSPFGCSLFAALADRDRPLFARNFDWEPNPALVLRTDPPDGYASISLVDISYLGVSADPTGDRRLLDAPLLPFDGMNERGLAVGLAADDGARAEPVPGLPKVGSVRILRLVLDSAATVDDAVAVFRRYNLDFDGGPPLHYLLADATGASAVVEFVDGKLTVDRRQGPWQALTNVPAVGVPDRELRQDHRYGVLAKELDRTGGVVDAAGALRLLNAVRQSHTRWSVTYGLRSGEVRVVTAGGGTRDYRLPMSD, encoded by the coding sequence ATGCGGAGGACCCTCATCGCCGGCGGGCTCGCGCTGCTCCTGCTCGCCACGGCCTGCGGGGAGAGCCGCCGGTCCGGCCCACCGGCCGCGGCCGGCTCACCGACCGCGTCCCGGCAGGACCCGGCGCAGGTCGAGCGGACCCTGGCCAGCCTCCGCAAGATCGACGACCTGCCGATGTACGAGATGACGTACGACGGCGACTACGACCCGACCGCCGGGCTGGCCGGGTCCACGCCGCCGAGCCCGTTCGGCTGCTCGCTGTTCGCCGCGCTGGCCGACCGGGACCGGCCGCTGTTCGCCCGCAACTTCGACTGGGAGCCCAATCCCGCGCTGGTGCTGCGCACCGACCCGCCGGACGGGTACGCCTCGATCTCCCTCGTCGACATCTCCTACCTGGGCGTGTCCGCCGACCCGACCGGGGACCGGCGGCTGCTGGACGCGCCGCTGCTGCCGTTCGACGGCATGAACGAGCGGGGTCTCGCGGTCGGGCTGGCCGCCGACGACGGGGCCCGCGCCGAGCCGGTGCCCGGCCTGCCGAAGGTCGGCTCGGTGCGCATCCTGCGCCTGGTGCTCGACTCGGCCGCCACTGTGGACGATGCGGTCGCCGTGTTCCGGCGTTACAACCTCGACTTCGACGGCGGGCCGCCGCTGCACTACCTGCTGGCCGACGCGACGGGCGCGTCCGCTGTGGTGGAGTTCGTCGACGGGAAGCTCACCGTGGACCGGCGGCAGGGCCCGTGGCAGGCGCTGACGAACGTGCCCGCCGTCGGCGTGCCGGACCGGGAACTGCGCCAGGACCACAGGTACGGGGTGCTGGCGAAGGAACTCGACCGTACCGGCGGGGTGGTGGACGCGGCCGGTGCGCTGCGGCTGCTGAACGCGGTACGCCAGTCGCACACCCGCTGGTCGGTGACGTACGGGCTGCGCAGCGGCGAGGTGCGGGTGGTCACGGCGGGCGGCGGCACCCGCGACTACCGGCTGCCGATGAGCGACTGA
- a CDS encoding serine/threonine-protein kinase, translating to MGVLSSDVVLSGRYRLDDRVATGGMGDVWRATDLVLGRPVAVKVLLPALVSDPDFIARFRSEARIMASLRHPGVVQVFDCGEDDLPSGGRADYLVMEFVAGEPLSRRIETAGCLEVAETMSIVAQVAQALHAAHGRGIVHRDVKPSNLLVQDDGTVVLVDFGVARSTNVTSITSTNAVPGTALYMAPEQAAGRPVSGATDVYALGAVAYCCLTGSPPFTGDNPLQVAVRHLDDEPPELPAEIPASVRELVSRALAKDPADRYPSAAAMADAARAARTDSPTATVALRGAAGQARSRDDQPAVRPGAAVATSRRRGRRGTLVGALGAVLVAMGALGALVAAANDTAEPATKIDKTAPAVAPSDPAAEPVADEPSADDEYTYRPVGPGGRPSATPSVTPSSSPTPSAQPSVTDEPAPSAEPSSTPSSAPTTTAPTTPPAPDPTTADPGTGTGGGDTGGQPATQP from the coding sequence ATGGGGGTGCTGTCCTCAGACGTCGTACTCAGCGGTCGGTACCGCCTTGATGACCGTGTCGCCACCGGCGGCATGGGCGACGTCTGGCGTGCCACAGACCTTGTCCTCGGTCGCCCGGTCGCGGTGAAGGTCCTGCTTCCCGCCCTGGTGTCCGACCCCGACTTCATCGCCCGGTTCCGTTCCGAGGCCCGGATCATGGCCTCCCTGCGCCACCCCGGCGTGGTGCAGGTCTTCGACTGCGGTGAGGACGACCTGCCCAGCGGCGGCCGGGCCGACTACCTGGTGATGGAGTTCGTCGCCGGTGAGCCGCTGTCGCGGCGGATCGAGACCGCCGGGTGCCTCGAGGTCGCCGAGACCATGTCGATCGTGGCCCAAGTGGCGCAGGCCCTGCACGCGGCGCACGGCCGGGGCATCGTCCACCGGGACGTGAAGCCGAGCAACCTGCTCGTGCAGGACGACGGCACCGTGGTCCTGGTCGACTTCGGGGTGGCCCGCTCGACCAACGTCACGAGCATCACCAGCACGAACGCGGTGCCCGGCACCGCCCTCTACATGGCGCCGGAGCAGGCCGCCGGGCGGCCCGTCTCGGGCGCCACCGACGTGTACGCGCTCGGCGCCGTCGCGTACTGCTGCCTCACCGGCAGCCCGCCGTTCACCGGCGACAACCCGCTCCAGGTGGCCGTACGCCATCTCGACGACGAGCCGCCGGAGCTGCCGGCGGAGATCCCGGCGTCGGTGCGGGAGCTGGTGTCGCGGGCGCTGGCCAAGGATCCGGCCGACCGCTACCCGAGCGCGGCGGCGATGGCCGACGCGGCGCGGGCCGCGCGTACCGACTCGCCGACCGCGACGGTGGCGCTGCGCGGTGCGGCGGGCCAGGCGCGGTCGCGGGACGACCAGCCGGCGGTCCGCCCGGGTGCCGCGGTGGCGACGTCGCGGCGGCGGGGCCGGCGCGGCACGCTCGTCGGTGCGCTGGGCGCGGTGCTGGTGGCGATGGGCGCGCTGGGCGCGCTCGTGGCCGCCGCGAACGACACGGCCGAACCGGCCACGAAGATCGACAAGACGGCGCCCGCGGTGGCGCCGAGCGATCCGGCCGCGGAGCCGGTCGCCGACGAGCCGTCGGCGGACGACGAGTACACCTACCGCCCGGTCGGTCCGGGCGGCCGGCCGTCGGCCACACCCTCGGTGACGCCGAGTTCCTCCCCGACCCCGTCGGCGCAGCCGAGCGTGACGGACGAGCCGGCCCCGTCGGCCGAGCCGAGCAGCACGCCGTCCAGCGCGCCCACGACGACGGCACCCACCACGCCGCCCGCGCCGGACCCGACCACCGCCGACCCGGGCACCGGCACCGGCGGCGGTGACACCGGCGGACAGCCGGCCACGCAGCCCTGA
- a CDS encoding LVIVD repeat-containing protein, producing the protein MINIRTSRIRIVSLAAAGLLLAGVVTAPPSSAQEIPRAQAAPATVDNAVPGVDEISSSPNLRQVANLPKQAPFDTTAALGTDIAFQGRYAFVGNYDGFVVYDVSRPSRPAIVSQVLCPGSQNDISVHGNLLFLSTDSSRSDDSCASTSQPASVKESWEGIKIFDIRDKRNPRYIKSVETACGSHTHTLVPGKDKRNVYLYVSSYSPRAEFPDCQPPHDSISIVKVPVKNPTTASVVATPNLFPDGGYPGIPGQSSATTGCHDITAYPSKDLAAGACMGDGVLLDIKNREAPRVIERVTDAENFAFWHSATFNNAGTKVVFTDELGGGGAATCNEVVGPNRGADAIYDITGRGDARKLEFRSYYKIPRVNADTENCVAHNGSLIPVPGRDIMVQAWYQGGISVWDFTDSRKPKEIAYWERGPLDASQLRTGGSWSAYWYNGHIYSSDIQKGLDVLELRDPRTWLAQFLLVPELNVQTQAGYLSW; encoded by the coding sequence ATGATCAACATCCGCACGTCTCGTATCCGGATCGTCAGCCTGGCCGCCGCCGGCCTGCTGCTCGCCGGCGTCGTCACCGCGCCGCCGAGCAGCGCCCAGGAGATCCCCCGCGCCCAGGCCGCGCCGGCCACCGTGGACAACGCCGTCCCCGGTGTCGACGAGATCTCCAGCAGCCCCAACCTGCGCCAGGTGGCGAACCTGCCGAAGCAGGCGCCGTTCGACACCACGGCCGCCCTCGGCACCGACATCGCCTTCCAGGGGCGGTACGCGTTCGTCGGCAACTACGACGGGTTCGTCGTCTACGACGTCTCCCGCCCGAGCCGCCCGGCGATCGTGTCCCAGGTGCTCTGCCCCGGCTCACAGAACGACATCTCGGTCCACGGCAACCTGCTGTTCCTGTCGACCGACTCCTCCCGCAGCGACGACTCCTGCGCCAGCACCAGCCAGCCGGCGTCGGTGAAGGAGTCCTGGGAGGGCATCAAGATCTTCGACATCCGGGACAAGCGCAACCCGCGCTACATCAAGTCGGTGGAGACGGCGTGCGGCTCGCACACCCACACGCTGGTGCCCGGCAAGGACAAGCGGAACGTCTACCTGTACGTCTCCTCGTACAGCCCGCGGGCCGAGTTCCCGGACTGCCAGCCGCCGCACGACTCCATCTCCATCGTCAAGGTGCCGGTGAAGAACCCCACCACGGCCTCCGTGGTCGCCACGCCGAACCTCTTCCCGGACGGCGGCTACCCGGGCATCCCGGGCCAGTCGTCGGCCACCACCGGCTGCCACGACATCACCGCGTACCCGTCGAAGGACCTGGCCGCGGGCGCCTGCATGGGTGACGGCGTCCTGCTGGACATCAAGAACCGCGAGGCGCCCCGGGTGATCGAGCGGGTCACCGACGCGGAGAACTTCGCGTTCTGGCACTCGGCCACGTTCAACAACGCCGGCACCAAGGTCGTCTTCACCGACGAGCTGGGCGGCGGTGGCGCGGCCACCTGCAACGAGGTGGTCGGCCCGAACCGCGGCGCGGACGCCATCTACGACATCACCGGCCGCGGTGACGCCCGCAAGCTGGAGTTCCGCAGCTACTACAAGATCCCCCGCGTCAACGCGGACACGGAGAACTGCGTGGCCCACAACGGCTCGCTGATCCCGGTGCCCGGCCGCGACATCATGGTCCAGGCGTGGTACCAGGGCGGCATCTCGGTGTGGGACTTCACCGACTCGCGCAAGCCCAAGGAGATCGCCTACTGGGAGCGCGGGCCGCTGGACGCCTCGCAGCTGCGTACCGGCGGGTCCTGGTCGGCCTACTGGTACAACGGCCACATCTACTCCAGCGACATCCAGAAGGGACTGGACGTGCTGGAGCTGCGTGACCCGCGCACCTGGCTGGCGCAGTTCCTGCTGGTGCCCGAGCTGAACGTGCAGACGCAGGCCGGTTACCTGAGCTGGTGA
- a CDS encoding asparagine synthetase B family protein gives MCGIALSIGPEADPATFRRMLVALAPRGEVTETRQENGLLAGVRRLRIVDRERSVQPWMSPDERHLLCFNGEIFNHHELRAELTRLGHRFRTTGDTEVVLTAFRQWGENAVRRLRGEYAFVIVERDTGRTYLARDPLGVKPLYWSRLPGCLHLASEVKALVGHGAPIGEVAPGHHGWVEPGRPVRVGPHVDLLTLGDGLPVIDDPDEAALLVRVALTDAMRARLDTDLTVGVVLSGGLDSSLALLHARELHPDCVAVTIGVPESPDVAYARRLAADLGVPHEVIELRPRDIRLADVREAIRVSELTEYGDIINAVVSVPIFRRLRELGVRVVLTGDGSDELFGGYPMYHRVGPERSRRLFLHKIRNLCRTELQRVDRASMAHGVEARVPFLDLSVVELAMRLPLDVKLRDGQEKWVVRRAFADVLPSYVRQRPKNPMSYSSGLHERARLYKPLFARLHRSFGYDLLEPVRRDFDSVLTRCGNDLDRAIAEGIARPDYTVLEHARDLVGAARWNAAPMVRRLVNPRRTRGDEAPLPG, from the coding sequence GTGTGCGGCATCGCGCTGAGCATCGGCCCCGAGGCGGATCCGGCCACCTTCCGGCGGATGCTCGTCGCGCTCGCGCCGCGCGGTGAGGTCACCGAGACCCGGCAGGAGAACGGCCTGCTCGCCGGCGTACGGCGGCTGAGGATCGTGGACCGGGAACGGTCCGTCCAGCCGTGGATGTCGCCGGACGAGCGGCACCTGCTCTGCTTCAACGGCGAGATCTTCAACCACCACGAGCTGCGCGCCGAGCTGACCCGGCTCGGGCACCGGTTCCGCACCACCGGCGACACCGAGGTGGTGCTCACCGCGTTCCGCCAGTGGGGCGAGAACGCGGTCCGCCGGCTGCGCGGCGAGTACGCGTTCGTGATCGTCGAGCGCGACACCGGCCGGACGTACCTGGCCCGCGACCCGCTCGGCGTCAAGCCGCTCTACTGGTCCCGCCTGCCCGGCTGCCTGCACCTCGCCTCCGAGGTCAAGGCGCTGGTCGGACACGGCGCGCCGATCGGCGAGGTGGCGCCCGGGCACCACGGCTGGGTCGAGCCCGGCCGCCCGGTCCGGGTCGGTCCGCACGTCGATCTGCTCACCCTCGGCGACGGCCTGCCGGTGATCGACGACCCGGACGAGGCGGCCCTGCTGGTCCGCGTCGCGCTCACCGACGCCATGCGCGCCCGGCTGGACACCGACCTCACCGTCGGCGTGGTGCTCTCCGGCGGTCTGGACAGCTCACTGGCGCTGCTGCACGCCCGGGAACTGCACCCGGACTGCGTGGCGGTCACCATCGGCGTGCCGGAGAGCCCGGACGTCGCGTACGCCCGGCGGCTCGCCGCCGACCTCGGCGTACCGCACGAGGTGATCGAGCTACGGCCCCGCGACATCCGGCTCGCCGACGTGCGCGAGGCGATCCGGGTCTCCGAGCTGACCGAGTACGGCGACATCATCAACGCGGTCGTCTCGGTGCCGATCTTCCGGCGGCTGCGCGAGCTGGGCGTCCGGGTGGTGCTCACCGGCGACGGCTCGGACGAGCTGTTCGGCGGGTACCCGATGTACCACCGGGTCGGCCCGGAGCGGTCCCGTCGCCTGTTCCTCCACAAGATCCGCAACCTGTGCCGGACCGAGCTGCAACGGGTGGACCGGGCCAGCATGGCGCACGGCGTGGAGGCCCGGGTGCCGTTCCTCGACCTCAGCGTCGTCGAGCTGGCCATGCGGCTGCCGCTGGACGTCAAACTGCGCGACGGGCAGGAGAAGTGGGTCGTCCGGCGGGCCTTCGCGGACGTGCTGCCCTCCTACGTCCGGCAGCGGCCGAAGAACCCGATGTCGTACTCGTCCGGGCTGCACGAGCGGGCCCGCCTCTACAAGCCGCTGTTCGCCCGGCTGCACCGCTCCTTCGGCTACGACCTTCTGGAACCGGTCCGCCGGGACTTCGACAGCGTGCTCACCCGCTGCGGCAACGACCTCGACCGGGCCATCGCCGAGGGCATCGCCCGGCCCGACTACACGGTGCTGGAACACGCCCGGGACCTGGTCGGCGCGGCCCGCTGGAACGCCGCCCCGATGGTCCGCCGGCTGGTCAACCCGCGCCGCACCCGAGGCGACGAGGCGCCCCTGCCCGGGTGA
- a CDS encoding DUF1203 domain-containing protein — translation MTTTRTAFLIRPLPAGTLAELRRTGRDATGQPPEHRRATGGEPLRCCLRDARPDEELLLFGYAPPLPPGPYREVGPVFAHAAGCAGPDDVTAYPSQWRGREQVLRAYDSRGRIVGGRRHDGGDPEAVIAELFADPAVDQLHSRNVVYGCWMFAIVRS, via the coding sequence GTGACGACCACCCGTACCGCGTTTCTGATCCGCCCACTGCCCGCCGGGACGCTCGCCGAGCTGCGTCGCACCGGCCGCGACGCCACCGGGCAGCCGCCCGAGCACCGGCGCGCCACCGGCGGCGAGCCGCTGCGCTGCTGCCTGCGCGACGCCCGGCCGGACGAGGAGCTGCTGTTGTTCGGGTACGCCCCGCCGCTGCCGCCGGGCCCGTACCGGGAGGTGGGGCCGGTGTTCGCACACGCCGCCGGCTGCGCCGGCCCGGACGACGTGACGGCGTACCCGTCGCAGTGGCGCGGACGGGAGCAGGTGCTGCGCGCGTACGACAGCCGGGGCCGCATCGTGGGCGGACGGCGACACGACGGCGGCGACCCGGAGGCGGTGATCGCGGAGCTGTTCGCCGACCCGGCGGTGGACCAGCTGCACAGCCGCAACGTGGTGTACGGCTGCTGGATGTTCGCGATCGTGCGGAGTTGA
- a CDS encoding DUF305 domain-containing protein produces the protein MTSRQARVWVGVTALVTLVVVGALALTGREDARTPEAAGTAAAAAPSASAAASAPPVVVPGRPGEPAATRPAEQVRGATTPRWNSLDVWYVRMMIPHHEQALEMASLAPERAADARIRAVAERIRAAQGPEVGLLRAWLSTRDLPADVPGHDHGSMRGMQSAEAMRRLADARGAAFDRLFVQMMSDHHRGAIVMSTDLLKVGVDQPMQEFATSVAVEQSAEITRMQALLTP, from the coding sequence ATGACCAGCCGGCAGGCGCGCGTGTGGGTGGGCGTCACAGCACTGGTGACCCTCGTCGTGGTCGGGGCGCTCGCGCTGACCGGGCGCGAGGACGCCCGTACCCCGGAGGCTGCCGGAACCGCCGCGGCGGCCGCGCCGAGCGCGAGCGCCGCCGCGTCGGCGCCGCCGGTGGTGGTCCCGGGACGCCCGGGGGAGCCCGCCGCGACCCGCCCCGCCGAGCAGGTCCGGGGCGCCACCACGCCGCGGTGGAACAGCCTCGACGTCTGGTACGTCCGGATGATGATCCCGCACCACGAGCAGGCCCTGGAGATGGCATCGCTCGCGCCCGAGCGCGCCGCCGACGCGCGGATCCGTGCCGTGGCCGAGCGGATCCGCGCCGCACAGGGCCCGGAGGTCGGCCTGCTGCGCGCCTGGCTCAGCACCCGCGACCTGCCCGCCGACGTGCCCGGGCACGACCACGGCAGCATGCGCGGGATGCAGTCCGCCGAGGCGATGCGGCGGCTCGCCGACGCCCGCGGCGCGGCGTTCGACAGGCTGTTCGTGCAGATGATGTCCGACCACCACCGGGGCGCGATCGTCATGTCCACCGACCTGCTGAAGGTCGGCGTCGACCAGCCGATGCAGGAGTTCGCCACCTCGGTGGCGGTCGAGCAGTCCGCCGAGATCACCCGTATGCAGGCCCTCCTGACCCCCTGA